DNA sequence from the Papio anubis isolate 15944 chromosome 7, Panubis1.0, whole genome shotgun sequence genome:
AGATAATTCATTTTTGATACCTATAAGAGCTGTACTTCTAATGTGTAAAGTTTTTGGCCTACCCTTCTACACCTAGTTAGTTTCCCTTCTTAGTCACAAGGCTGTGCACACATCTaaattcaagaaacatttgttttcaatttagcACAATGCTAAGATTTCAGTTTTGTACATGAGACATATTGATCTGCTCACTAGTACCTGACATTAATgtctttttaagttctttgtattcTAGAAGTGCTTagttcatctctttttctttaggtCCATTAGAACATACTGCACTAAATGGAAGAAGCAAACCAGTCTACCATGTCTGAGTTTACGTTTCAGGGACTTTGTGAGTCAAGGGAGTTGCAGACACTCCTCTTTCTGCCATTTTCTGTACTCTACCTGATGACTGTTGTGGGTAACCTCTTTGTTGtgctgctcatcatcactgatctcCGTCTCCATTCCCCCATGTACTTTCTCTTAGCCAGCCTCTCATTTGTTGACTGTTGCCTTTCCTCAGTAACCACCCCTAAATTAACCATggactttttaaaggaaaataagaccATTTCCTTTGCAGGCTGCATGAGTCAGATCCTCTATGTGCATTTCTTTGGAGGGGGTGAGATGGTGCTTCTCGTGACAATGGCCTACGACCGTtatgtggccatctgcaagccactCCATTACTCCAGCACCATGGACAGAAAAAAGTGCATCTGGCTAGTTTTGATATCATGGATCATTGGCTTTGTGCATGCCATGAGCCAACTGGCAAT
Encoded proteins:
- the LOC103886092 gene encoding olfactory receptor 4K15-like translates to MEEANQSTMSEFTFQGLCESRELQTLLFLPFSVLYLMTVVGNLFVVLLIITDLRLHSPMYFLLASLSFVDCCLSSVTTPKLTMDFLKENKTISFAGCMSQILYVHFFGGGEMVLLVTMAYDRYVAICKPLHYSSTMDRKKCIWLVLISWIIGFVHAMSQLAMILDLPFCGPRVVDSFFCDIPLVIKLACMDTRTLGTVINADSGTLATSCFILLLISYTYILLSLRLHSKDGASKALSTCTSHITVVVLFFGPCIFIYLWPLSITWVDKFLAVFYTVITPLLNPAIYTLRNKEIKNAIKRLLNQHLH